Proteins encoded by one window of Thermobaculum terrenum ATCC BAA-798:
- a CDS encoding heme lyase CcmF/NrfE family subunit, producing MIPSDIAFLALVIAFVLAVYGLATGAYGSWLLANSENRLYNKLRGNLLVRSSQHAVFANAFLVTLASGFLFWALFTHDFRIAYVAQTSSRDMSPSYLFTSFWGGQAGSLLFWAWMLTIFSAIAVWHARKNYPELAPYVGSVLLGIEVFFLLLLSFVSNPFERLAVEAVDGQGLNPLLMDPGMRFHPPFLLTGYMSFSIPFAYAIAALLTGRLGKEWLLAIRRWMLVGWLIQGIGLLIGAWWAYHVLGWGGYWGWDPVENAALMPWLTATAFIHSTMVQERRGMLKVWNLGLVVLTFLLAIFGTFIVRSGVISSVHAFALSSLGPFFFTFLGIATIFSLGLIFFRLPKLKTEGRFDSLLSKEASFLMNNLLILGITFATFWGTIFPLISEVVRGAKVSVGPPFFKQVNGPLFLLLILLIGFGTLLAWRRSSGHKFIRNLALPAVSGIIVGSLLFLLGVRKFPALLSFSAIVFVFVATCIEFYKAAAARSRNTSEPFAIALVNIVRRNRRRYGGYIVHLAMLLLAVGITASSFYQYESTRTLQKGQSMSVDGYTITSNGLYVIQRPSVQVIYADLSLRHGQEYLGNIRPEKRIYKNWEDQPVTGIAIKTLFPNLDDIYVLISDIDQNGNATIRVFINPMVALIWWGGVLFVIGTLICAWPQARRSVVRQRSTAAEALVNRVGANVQA from the coding sequence GTGATTCCTTCTGATATAGCTTTCCTGGCACTAGTAATAGCTTTTGTACTAGCTGTATATGGTTTAGCGACAGGAGCATACGGTTCCTGGCTGCTGGCTAACAGCGAAAACAGGTTGTACAATAAGCTGAGGGGTAATCTACTTGTTAGAAGCTCTCAGCATGCAGTATTCGCAAATGCCTTTCTGGTTACTCTGGCAAGCGGGTTCCTGTTCTGGGCATTGTTTACTCATGACTTCAGAATTGCATACGTAGCCCAGACATCTAGTAGAGATATGAGTCCCAGTTATCTATTCACAAGTTTCTGGGGCGGGCAAGCAGGATCTCTTTTGTTCTGGGCCTGGATGCTGACCATCTTCTCAGCCATCGCAGTTTGGCATGCTAGAAAGAACTATCCAGAACTAGCTCCTTATGTAGGTTCGGTACTTCTTGGCATAGAAGTATTCTTCTTATTGCTTCTAAGCTTCGTCTCCAATCCATTTGAGAGGCTAGCGGTCGAAGCAGTTGACGGGCAAGGACTCAATCCGCTCCTCATGGACCCTGGGATGAGATTTCATCCTCCATTCCTACTTACTGGTTATATGAGTTTCTCCATACCCTTTGCCTATGCTATAGCAGCTCTCCTAACCGGAAGACTCGGCAAGGAATGGTTGCTGGCTATCCGAAGGTGGATGCTCGTCGGATGGCTAATACAAGGTATAGGACTGCTTATAGGTGCGTGGTGGGCCTACCACGTTCTTGGTTGGGGAGGCTATTGGGGTTGGGACCCAGTGGAAAATGCAGCTCTAATGCCTTGGTTAACCGCGACAGCATTTATTCACTCAACCATGGTCCAAGAGCGTCGCGGAATGCTCAAGGTATGGAATCTGGGACTCGTGGTTTTGACCTTCCTTCTAGCCATATTCGGTACTTTCATTGTACGTAGCGGTGTAATCTCCTCTGTACATGCTTTCGCACTTTCTAGTCTGGGACCATTCTTCTTCACATTCCTAGGTATAGCTACTATATTCTCGTTGGGGCTGATATTCTTCAGGTTGCCCAAGCTGAAGACGGAGGGAAGGTTTGATTCCCTATTGTCCAAAGAGGCCAGCTTCCTAATGAACAACCTACTGATACTTGGAATTACTTTCGCCACCTTCTGGGGTACTATATTCCCGCTCATATCAGAGGTAGTTAGGGGAGCAAAGGTATCGGTAGGTCCACCATTCTTCAAGCAAGTGAATGGTCCTTTGTTCCTGCTGCTGATACTCCTAATCGGCTTCGGAACGTTGTTAGCATGGCGGCGCAGCTCAGGCCACAAGTTCATACGTAATTTGGCACTCCCAGCAGTATCTGGAATAATAGTAGGATCACTTCTATTCCTACTGGGCGTACGAAAGTTCCCTGCATTACTATCTTTCTCTGCTATAGTGTTTGTTTTCGTAGCCACCTGCATAGAATTCTATAAGGCCGCAGCTGCTAGAAGCAGGAATACCTCAGAGCCATTTGCGATCGCTCTGGTAAATATAGTTAGAAGAAATAGACGAAGATATGGTGGATATATAGTCCACTTAGCTATGTTGCTACTGGCAGTAGGTATAACAGCCTCTAGCTTCTATCAATATGAATCCACGCGTACACTACAGAAGGGCCAGTCTATGAGCGTGGATGGCTATACCATCACAAGCAATGGCCTATACGTTATACAAAGACCAAGCGTCCAGGTAATCTATGCAGATCTGAGTCTCAGGCATGGGCAAGAGTACTTGGGTAACATACGCCCTGAGAAAAGGATTTATAAGAATTGGGAAGACCAGCCTGTCACCGGAATAGCTATCAAGACTCTATTTCCCAACCTAGATGATATATACGTGCTAATAAGTGATATAGACCAAAACGGCAACGCAACTATTAGGGTATTTATAAATCCCATGGTGGCTCTTATATGGTGGGGTGGTGTACTATTTGTAATTGGCACCCTAATATGTGCATGGCCACAGGCAAGGAGAAGCGTGGTCAGACAAAGGAGTACAGCTGCAGAGGCATTAGTTAATCGGGTGGGCGCGAATGTCCAGGCTTAG
- a CDS encoding cytochrome c-type biogenesis protein has translation MSRLRLANLLMVNIITLVLLLAPTFVIATKVYAESQPANIDDQVRQIAKDLKCLVCENESVADSPSPLAADMRETIKEKLLAGETPEQIKAYFVQQYGEQILLTPPKEGFGLLVWSWPILAIIICGIALFFAMNKWVRRKSVSIIESSNHVSDTEIEDAEILQEIKDRRVSELW, from the coding sequence ATGTCCAGGCTTAGATTAGCGAATCTATTGATGGTTAACATCATAACTTTGGTACTACTATTAGCTCCCACATTTGTAATCGCTACCAAGGTATATGCTGAATCACAGCCTGCTAACATAGATGATCAGGTAAGACAAATAGCAAAAGACCTAAAGTGTTTAGTGTGCGAAAACGAGTCCGTGGCTGACTCCCCTTCCCCTCTAGCTGCAGATATGAGAGAGACAATTAAAGAGAAACTACTTGCTGGCGAGACTCCGGAACAGATAAAAGCTTACTTTGTGCAGCAATATGGCGAGCAAATATTGCTGACACCTCCAAAGGAGGGTTTTGGACTCCTTGTTTGGTCCTGGCCTATATTGGCCATAATCATTTGTGGAATAGCCCTATTCTTTGCCATGAATAAGTGGGTCAGAAGAAAATCTGTCTCTATAATAGAGAGCTCAAATCATGTATCAGATACCGAGATAGAGGACGCTGAGATTCTACAGGAGATCAAGGATCGAAGGGTTTCTGAACTGTGGTAA
- a CDS encoding zinc-ribbon domain-containing protein translates to MVIALVASVIFLAVIIFVLQPLFTRKPSYAYLQGSLGNPEDSNVHDMALEALADIETDYRLGKLSEEDYRQLRIQYRELVSATAGYSTDSAESDLAYIDRQIEHDLSMIKANQPVTEVQELVCPRCSAKVDKDDLFCSKCGAKLRTTSIETTPDLQPHPHATKRVRLPSLDRKRKALISIVIACLLFALATAGIYLQQTARNASARAVGTIPSNNVQTIATYGPGDLVFAGDGTTIWKSTDGGKTWESLSGIQGNVTSIGAIDNRLFAVVNFQVWTSADQGDSWSRISSAPKLVAITTDSESSKIYGFDAEGNLYIGSNNGTTWDKTTGPEQAGISSATIASVDPLVIFGSSPAGVFVGTQGAWGSANGTVNGALPTKNVRYVAYDRSSGERGTLPNGGNIQGTLYAATDMGLFKSTDYGTSWVKIGLSKDLRALAIGDDVMYAVDSAGNIYVSHDKGVSWSGK, encoded by the coding sequence GTGGTAATAGCTCTCGTTGCGTCAGTTATATTTCTGGCTGTAATAATCTTCGTGCTACAGCCATTATTTACACGTAAGCCCTCCTACGCATATCTGCAGGGCTCCTTGGGCAACCCTGAAGACTCCAATGTTCATGATATGGCATTGGAAGCTCTCGCAGATATAGAAACTGATTACAGGTTAGGCAAACTAAGCGAAGAGGACTACAGGCAACTACGCATTCAATATAGAGAGCTTGTTAGCGCTACGGCAGGATATAGCACAGATTCCGCAGAGAGTGATTTAGCCTACATCGATAGGCAGATAGAGCATGACCTTTCAATGATCAAGGCCAATCAACCCGTAACTGAAGTGCAAGAGTTGGTATGTCCAAGGTGTTCAGCCAAGGTAGATAAGGATGATCTGTTCTGCTCCAAATGCGGAGCCAAACTCCGGACGACATCAATTGAGACGACACCCGATTTGCAACCTCACCCCCATGCTACAAAGCGGGTTAGATTACCCTCCCTAGACAGGAAAAGAAAAGCCCTAATATCCATAGTTATAGCTTGCTTATTATTTGCTCTGGCGACCGCAGGCATTTACCTCCAACAGACAGCTAGAAACGCCAGCGCAAGAGCAGTAGGTACCATTCCATCGAACAATGTGCAGACTATAGCTACTTACGGTCCTGGTGATCTAGTGTTTGCGGGAGACGGTACTACTATCTGGAAGAGTACTGATGGTGGCAAGACTTGGGAATCCCTTTCCGGTATACAAGGTAACGTAACATCCATAGGTGCTATCGATAATCGTTTATTTGCTGTAGTCAACTTCCAGGTATGGACATCAGCAGATCAAGGCGACTCATGGAGTAGAATATCAAGCGCTCCAAAGCTAGTAGCTATTACTACTGATAGTGAAAGCTCAAAGATATATGGATTTGATGCAGAGGGCAACTTATATATAGGCTCGAACAATGGTACCACCTGGGATAAGACAACCGGTCCTGAACAAGCAGGAATCTCTTCAGCAACTATTGCATCCGTTGATCCTCTAGTAATCTTTGGATCTAGTCCCGCAGGTGTCTTTGTTGGGACACAAGGAGCCTGGGGTAGTGCCAACGGAACTGTAAACGGAGCATTACCGACAAAAAACGTGCGATACGTAGCCTATGATAGATCCAGTGGTGAAAGGGGTACTCTACCGAACGGAGGAAACATACAAGGAACGCTGTATGCTGCAACAGATATGGGGCTCTTCAAGTCTACCGATTACGGTACAAGCTGGGTGAAGATCGGATTATCAAAGGATCTAAGGGCCTTAGCTATTGGGGACGATGTCATGTATGCTGTAGACTCCGCTGGCAACATATACGTCAGCCACGACAAAGGGGTTTCTTGGTCAGGGAAATGA
- a CDS encoding carboxypeptidase-like regulatory domain-containing protein, giving the protein MVREMRIHGLRILAVIATFLAFLLVSSAISSNVNAAANGKISGRLINGTTSRPLSGYSVNLYWTDGQTEQPNKSTKTDANGYFEFNSLPIGDNYNYVVYAKYKNVEYTSQNIQLTDKTPSRKYDLKVYETTFDDSILRVESASLVLLDTDKTTQRAFVLETFMIQNPTNKTFLPTTNGPKGPMGLLRFSLPSGADQLTGLGRLANYQMIQTDRGFGTNLPIYPGPNEVTFTYSIPYSVDQSNYNFQLTLPYPTKEFRLLGKEGGPSISSSQLRAGDPVSLWGSRYNLLVGGPFQNRTTLDITFSGLPVNIWTIRPNNPQIWIATAGLIILMLASTLALISRQSKQVSEQTLYNKLLAELASLDNQLSEGKLDQETYNKERAALKETLINLKKLQSKSSAA; this is encoded by the coding sequence TTGGTCAGGGAAATGAGAATACACGGACTTCGAATATTAGCTGTCATCGCAACCTTCCTTGCGTTCCTGCTAGTTAGTAGTGCAATTAGCTCGAACGTAAATGCTGCAGCAAACGGGAAGATAAGCGGCAGGCTTATAAATGGAACAACATCTCGCCCACTTAGTGGGTACTCGGTTAACCTCTATTGGACTGACGGACAAACAGAACAGCCCAACAAATCTACGAAGACAGATGCCAATGGCTATTTCGAGTTTAATAGTCTGCCTATAGGTGATAACTACAACTATGTAGTTTACGCAAAATACAAAAATGTAGAGTATACCTCTCAAAACATACAGCTAACTGACAAAACCCCCAGCCGCAAGTATGATCTCAAAGTTTATGAGACTACATTTGATGATTCTATACTTCGTGTTGAATCCGCTTCTTTAGTGCTACTAGATACAGATAAAACCACACAGAGAGCTTTCGTCCTAGAGACTTTCATGATCCAGAATCCTACAAATAAGACTTTTCTACCTACCACCAATGGGCCCAAAGGTCCTATGGGTCTATTGAGATTTTCGCTACCATCAGGGGCAGATCAACTAACAGGTCTGGGTAGATTGGCCAACTATCAGATGATTCAGACCGATAGAGGATTCGGCACAAACTTACCCATATATCCCGGACCTAATGAGGTAACTTTTACTTATAGCATCCCGTATAGCGTAGATCAGAGCAATTACAACTTTCAACTTACTTTACCCTATCCTACAAAGGAGTTCAGGCTGCTAGGGAAAGAGGGCGGCCCAAGCATAAGTTCTTCCCAACTAAGAGCTGGCGATCCTGTATCCCTTTGGGGCAGTAGATATAATCTGCTTGTCGGCGGTCCATTTCAAAATAGAACTACCCTGGATATCACGTTTAGCGGATTACCAGTAAATATATGGACTATAAGGCCCAACAACCCACAGATCTGGATAGCTACAGCGGGACTAATAATCCTGATGCTGGCCTCAACACTAGCTCTCATCAGTAGACAAAGCAAGCAGGTCTCGGAGCAGACTTTATACAACAAATTACTAGCAGAGCTAGCATCTCTTGACAATCAGTTATCAGAAGGAAAGCTAGATCAAGAGACCTATAACAAGGAAAGAGCAGCCCTCAAGGAAACCCTCATAAATCTAAAGAAGCTGCAGTCTAAATCCAGTGCTGCCTAA
- a CDS encoding N-acetylglucosamine kinase — MSEVFVGVDSGGSKTLAVVVDAAGNELSRKSGAGANYAVSGLDWVVHTITSVVSEALSLAGVTDKPKAAWLGVAGTDRPEDYDALYPALSSVADKIKITNDGDLGLCALRDNVGVAVIAGTGAIAVGVDVNGKRDRTGGWGHIIGDEGSGYDIGRRGLQAAVRMADGRGVNTSLLDKILHKWSLHDPSEIIPKVYHNYDKALVASVAEIVFEAAAEGDQVSKQIIVDSIHEIALLALPLARRLEFPDGVVPLALCGGLLVGNTSFREGVLDILSQHCNLGQVEVVQEPALAAALAARNI; from the coding sequence TTGAGTGAGGTTTTTGTAGGTGTTGATTCTGGGGGTAGTAAAACTCTTGCTGTTGTAGTCGATGCTGCCGGTAATGAACTAAGTAGAAAATCTGGTGCAGGCGCCAATTATGCTGTTTCAGGTCTGGACTGGGTAGTGCACACTATAACCTCAGTTGTATCAGAAGCTCTGTCATTAGCAGGCGTTACTGATAAGCCCAAGGCTGCATGGCTAGGCGTCGCAGGTACTGATAGACCCGAAGATTACGATGCGCTGTATCCGGCGCTCTCCTCGGTTGCCGATAAAATAAAGATCACCAACGATGGTGATCTAGGTTTGTGCGCCCTTAGGGATAACGTTGGTGTAGCTGTTATAGCTGGCACAGGCGCCATAGCAGTTGGTGTTGATGTGAATGGTAAGAGGGACAGGACTGGTGGTTGGGGACATATCATTGGTGATGAAGGCAGCGGCTACGATATAGGTAGGAGAGGCTTACAGGCTGCAGTTAGGATGGCAGATGGTAGGGGAGTTAACACTTCCTTGCTGGATAAGATACTGCATAAATGGTCTTTACATGATCCCTCAGAGATAATTCCAAAAGTGTATCACAACTACGATAAGGCTTTGGTGGCTTCTGTGGCTGAGATTGTTTTCGAGGCAGCCGCAGAGGGGGATCAAGTATCAAAGCAGATAATAGTTGATTCTATTCATGAGATAGCTTTGCTGGCTCTGCCTCTTGCACGCCGGCTGGAGTTCCCGGACGGCGTGGTACCGTTGGCGCTGTGTGGTGGGCTATTAGTTGGTAACACCAGTTTTCGGGAAGGAGTATTAGATATACTCTCTCAACATTGTAATTTGGGTCAAGTTGAGGTAGTGCAAGAGCCTGCGTTGGCGGCAGCTCTGGCTGCTAGAAATATCTAG
- the murQ gene encoding N-acetylmuramic acid 6-phosphate etherase — translation MIEDLEQVLKSLETEKINPATTNIDKMSPLEIVQVMNSEDAKVILAIQKELPKIAHAIEEIAARLRKGGRLIYMGAGTSGRLGVLDASECPPTFSTPEGMVIGWVAGGPEALVKSIEEIEDSAEAGRADAQKLGVSNMDALVGIAASGRTPYVLGAVAYAKEKGALTIGLACNPKTPLERIVDIMIAPVVGPEVIVGSTRLKAGTAEKMVLNMLSTGSMILLGKTYGNLMVDLQPRSSKLRRRAVSILQAATGVSEQEAENLLKRSNYNLKVAIIMAKTGLDFDDARRRLQAANGVVRNVLEELGFE, via the coding sequence ATGATAGAGGATCTTGAACAGGTACTTAAGTCTTTGGAGACTGAGAAGATCAATCCAGCAACTACTAATATAGACAAGATGTCTCCATTAGAGATAGTTCAGGTAATGAATTCTGAGGATGCTAAGGTAATTTTGGCTATTCAGAAAGAACTGCCAAAGATAGCACATGCTATAGAGGAGATAGCTGCAAGACTACGTAAAGGCGGCAGGCTTATATACATGGGAGCTGGTACCTCTGGAAGATTAGGCGTTTTAGATGCTTCAGAGTGCCCGCCTACTTTTAGTACTCCAGAAGGTATGGTGATAGGTTGGGTGGCAGGCGGACCGGAAGCTTTGGTTAAGTCTATAGAAGAGATAGAAGACAGCGCGGAAGCAGGGCGTGCTGATGCTCAAAAGTTGGGTGTAAGTAATATGGATGCACTAGTAGGTATTGCTGCCAGTGGTAGAACGCCATATGTGCTTGGTGCTGTCGCTTATGCGAAGGAAAAGGGAGCGCTGACTATAGGGTTAGCTTGTAATCCTAAGACTCCATTAGAAAGGATAGTGGATATCATGATAGCCCCTGTGGTTGGTCCTGAAGTTATCGTAGGCTCCACCCGACTAAAAGCAGGTACTGCTGAGAAGATGGTGCTCAACATGCTAAGTACAGGTAGCATGATACTTCTTGGGAAAACATACGGTAACTTGATGGTAGATCTCCAACCTAGAAGCTCCAAGCTAAGGAGAAGAGCTGTATCGATACTTCAGGCAGCTACAGGCGTGAGTGAGCAAGAAGCTGAGAACCTCCTCAAAAGATCTAACTACAATCTTAAAGTAGCGATAATAATGGCAAAGACAGGACTCGACTTTGATGATGCTAGAAGAAGGCTTCAGGCGGCTAATGGTGTTGTAAGAAACGTTCTGGAGGAGTTGGGCTTTGAGTGA
- a CDS encoding exo-beta-N-acetylmuramidase NamZ family protein yields the protein MRRRITTGLEKLLSQGSEAVEGRPIALLTNHTGVDRNMRHIVDLLASDDRFDLVALLAPEHGIRGEVQAGEKVSSYVDPRTGIPVYSLYGESYEPEDQLLRDIDAIVVDLQDVGVRYATYTSTLLRVMTKASLFDVDVIILDRPNPLSPKGIQGPLLQKEYTSFVGFHNVPVLHGMTLGEAACLLAHELGLREPIVIKMEGWERNLWYDDTDLVWVQPSPNLPTMDSLLLYPGTCLIEGTNISEGRGTTRPFEYIGAPWIDPYALLETLKIFEFPGVLFRATYFTPMFSKHSGRSCGGVQVHILDRYALRQVELGAYLLRAFYLQDEGKFEWIQNSEGKFFVDLLIGSDKLRKAVTSNTNSEFLDLVTVWREDALSFIDRFREVQLYQ from the coding sequence ATGAGAAGACGAATCACTACAGGATTAGAAAAACTTTTGTCGCAGGGAAGTGAGGCAGTGGAAGGGCGCCCTATTGCTCTTCTGACTAATCATACCGGCGTGGATAGGAATATGCGCCATATCGTTGATTTACTTGCTTCCGATGACCGTTTTGACCTAGTGGCGCTACTTGCACCAGAACATGGTATAAGAGGTGAGGTACAGGCAGGCGAGAAAGTATCCAGCTATGTTGATCCTAGAACTGGGATTCCAGTATATAGTCTTTACGGGGAATCCTACGAACCAGAGGATCAACTCCTAAGAGATATAGATGCAATAGTTGTTGATTTGCAGGACGTAGGTGTGCGCTATGCTACTTATACATCTACGCTGTTGAGGGTAATGACTAAGGCTTCACTCTTCGATGTAGATGTAATAATTCTTGATAGACCTAACCCTCTCTCACCAAAGGGAATTCAAGGTCCCTTACTACAGAAGGAGTACACTTCTTTTGTTGGATTTCATAATGTGCCTGTCTTGCATGGAATGACGTTGGGTGAGGCTGCATGTCTACTGGCCCATGAATTGGGACTAAGAGAACCTATAGTAATAAAGATGGAAGGTTGGGAAAGGAACTTATGGTATGATGATACCGACTTGGTATGGGTACAACCTTCTCCCAATCTACCAACTATGGATTCCTTGCTGTTATATCCCGGTACTTGTCTTATAGAGGGAACTAATATATCTGAAGGCAGGGGTACAACTCGACCCTTCGAATATATAGGAGCACCCTGGATAGATCCTTATGCATTACTGGAGACACTAAAGATATTTGAGTTTCCTGGGGTGCTGTTTCGAGCTACATATTTTACGCCTATGTTCTCAAAACATTCTGGCCGTTCATGTGGAGGCGTACAGGTACATATATTGGATCGATACGCATTGAGGCAGGTGGAATTGGGGGCGTATCTGCTGAGAGCCTTTTATTTGCAGGATGAAGGAAAATTCGAATGGATACAAAACAGTGAAGGTAAGTTCTTTGTGGACCTGCTGATAGGTAGTGACAAGCTGCGTAAAGCTGTTACCTCAAATACTAATAGTGAATTCCTGGATTTGGTAACAGTTTGGAGAGAAGATGCACTATCTTTTATAGATAGGTTTCGGGAAGTACAGCTCTATCAGTAA